ATAGCTTTCTTTCTTCTTCTGTCATTCTCTTCAATCCTTCACGATAAAGTTTTTCAGGATCATGTCCAAGTTTAATAGCCATCAAATTCATAACTGCTATTTCAACCATGGCAGCAGCATTTCTTCCTGAAGAGATATATAAAATAAATTTAGCTATCTTATTTCCAAGAATTTCAGAAGATGTACTTTGATAATCTACTGCTGTCATATAGTTATCTCTCTCTTGCTCTTTAAGCTCAATAATAATATCTAATTTTTTATTGATTCTAACAGCACCTAGTCCATAAAGAGTTTTTATATCTATTATTCCCAACCCTCTAATTTCCATAAAATATGGAAGAGTAGCTGATTTTCCAATTATATCTCCACTTACATCTTTAACAAATTTTACCAAGTCATCTGCTACAAGTCTATGTCCTCTATGAATCAACTCAAGGGCAGTCTCACTTTTACCAATTCCACTTCTTCCTACAAGCAGTACTCCAAAACCATAAAGCTCTAAAAATACTCCATGTAATGAAATGCTCGGTGTAAAATATGTTTCTAAAAATCCATTAAAGTTTGCTATTATTTGAGAGGCTTTTCTGTATGGTGCTCTACATAAAATAGTATTGCTTTCCTTGATCAATTCTAAAAAATAATCTGGTACTTCAACATCTGAAGTAAGTACTATCACTGGAAAATTAAATTCAAAATATCTTTTTAAATTCTCTATTCTTTTATGTTCATCTAAACTACTTAAATATTTAAACTCTACCTTTGAAAATAGTTGTACCCCTGTATATCCTTCATCTTCGTACATATCTACATATCCAGAAAGTGCCAGTGATGGTCTATGAATACCAGTTACTTTTATATATGTATTCTCTAGCATCTCTTCACCATGAAGAACTTTTAAATTAAATTCATCTTTTAATTTCTTTACTGGAAGTTTTTTCTCGTTCATATTATCTCCCTGTTTAGCCTTATTCGCCTTTATTATCTTTTGAGATTCTTTCATAAAATATTCAGCAGAATTTACACCCATTTTCTTTAATCTATAATTTAAAGCTGCTGTTTCTAAAATTATAGCAAGGTTTCTTCCTCTTCTTACAGGTATTATAAGTTTTAAGATTTTCTCCCCTAAAAACTCCTCATATACCTCATCTAATCCCAATCTATCATAGAACTTTTTCTCATTCCATTCTTCTAAAACCACAAG
The sequence above is drawn from the uncultured Fusobacterium sp. genome and encodes:
- the hprK gene encoding HPr(Ser) kinase/phosphatase; translation: MRKFEEVFTVRKLVKHFNMEVINEGDLDFQLKLPSLYHVGYELIGFFDEKGEELNKYLHIYGKKEARFVDTLPHEKKAEMWDKYFSYGFPALIITAETKVTDEMIAGAKKNNKTILKSPMRTTKTIRELKFFLSKELAEEKMINGYMLLEIMGVGVLLTGYEDAKLGVTIELLERGHKLVTDNNLIIRRMAENDLEGYNRFDKSQMDSHFFIQNTDGSQIDVTTQFGIKATRKMKRIDMLVVLEEWNEKKFYDRLGLDEVYEEFLGEKILKLIIPVRRGRNLAIILETAALNYRLKKMGVNSAEYFMKESQKIIKANKAKQGDNMNEKKLPVKKLKDEFNLKVLHGEEMLENTYIKVTGIHRPSLALSGYVDMYEDEGYTGVQLFSKVEFKYLSSLDEHKRIENLKRYFEFNFPVIVLTSDVEVPDYFLELIKESNTILCRAPYRKASQIIANFNGFLETYFTPSISLHGVFLELYGFGVLLVGRSGIGKSETALELIHRGHRLVADDLVKFVKDVSGDIIGKSATLPYFMEIRGLGIIDIKTLYGLGAVRINKKLDIIIELKEQERDNYMTAVDYQSTSSEILGNKIAKFILYISSGRNAAAMVEIAVMNLMAIKLGHDPEKLYREGLKRMTEEERKLLTE